A stretch of the Saprospiraceae bacterium genome encodes the following:
- a CDS encoding CapA family protein has product MSAIKNGIEQEKFYWWSSGLSVGEILELFQYRILTPRTQYRDNFHFEISPGQLQIHSEPSDFNIGFIGDLMPVNGKNFVLSPELTEQLKSLDLLVVNFEGVITDSKRFLAQVHHPEILEKLRNIYQGPILLNVANNHSGDFGEIGFYKHLEYLNRFNFPVFGYRESPFFELNNIRFYSASLWSNQEFNVINRFSYQMHEEINQNLSKHYFNIFLPHWGYEMQRYPIKKHQDFGYNLLNNWDMIIGNHTHCPQPAELLPFENEQKLIAFSLGNFCYDIFNSNQWHGAFLIAGMSLKHAKPKLVSCSYYYTHQEIPKKEIRIKLCSELNYAKRRLEMLNYLKF; this is encoded by the coding sequence ATGTCCGCAATTAAAAATGGAATTGAACAAGAAAAATTTTATTGGTGGTCTTCCGGACTTTCAGTTGGTGAAATTTTAGAATTATTTCAATACAGAATTTTAACTCCCCGGACCCAATATCGCGACAACTTTCATTTCGAAATCAGTCCCGGTCAACTTCAAATTCATTCAGAACCCTCTGACTTTAACATTGGATTTATTGGAGACTTAATGCCAGTAAATGGTAAAAATTTTGTTTTATCTCCTGAATTAACTGAACAATTGAAGTCACTTGATTTGCTCGTAGTAAATTTTGAAGGCGTCATCACAGATTCAAAACGGTTTTTGGCGCAAGTTCATCATCCGGAAATCTTGGAGAAACTCAGAAATATTTATCAGGGACCTATTTTATTAAATGTGGCCAATAATCATTCAGGTGATTTTGGAGAAATCGGATTCTATAAACATCTGGAATATTTAAACCGGTTTAATTTTCCTGTTTTTGGATATCGTGAAAGTCCCTTTTTCGAATTAAATAATATCCGATTTTACAGCGCATCCCTTTGGTCCAATCAGGAATTTAATGTGATCAATCGTTTCTCTTACCAAATGCACGAAGAAATTAATCAGAATCTGTCAAAGCATTATTTTAATATCTTTTTACCGCATTGGGGTTATGAAATGCAACGCTACCCCATTAAGAAACATCAGGATTTTGGATATAATTTATTAAATAACTGGGATATGATTATTGGAAATCATACCCATTGTCCACAACCTGCAGAATTGCTTCCATTTGAAAATGAACAAAAATTAATTGCATTTTCCTTAGGCAATTTTTGTTATGATATTTTTAATTCCAATCAATGGCATGGAGCTTTCTTGATTGCCGGAATGTCTTTAAAACATGCTAAGCCAAAATTGGTATCTTGTAGTTATTATTACACACACCAAGAAATTCCTAAAAAAGAAATCAGAATTAAATTATGCTCCGAACTCAATTATGCTAAAAGGCGGCTCGAGATGCTTAATTATTTAAAATTTTAA
- a CDS encoding 30S ribosomal protein S12 codes for MPTINQLIRKGREKVVYKSKSRALQSNPQKRGVCTRVYTTTPKKPNSALRKVAKVRLTNGIEVICYIPGEGHNLQEHSIVLVRGGRVKDLPGVRYTIVRGALDTAGVNNRKKSRSKYGSKMPKK; via the coding sequence ATGCCTACTATTAACCAGCTAATTCGGAAAGGAAGGGAAAAAGTTGTGTACAAAAGTAAATCTCGTGCACTGCAATCCAACCCTCAAAAAAGGGGAGTTTGCACCAGAGTATATACTACAACCCCCAAAAAGCCAAATTCCGCTTTGCGTAAAGTGGCCAAAGTTCGTTTGACCAACGGCATTGAAGTAATATGTTATATACCAGGAGAAGGCCATAATCTTCAAGAGCACTCTATTGTGTTAGTAAGAGGGGGTAGGGTAAAAGATCTTCCTGGAGTACGTTATACCATTGTGCGGGGTGCCTTAGATACTGCCGGAGTAAACAACCGGAAAAAAAGTCGCTCAAAGTATGGTTCTAAAATGCCAAAAAAATAA
- a CDS encoding HAD-IA family hydrolase, giving the protein MKSVNLLDQKGPQGYLFLMNLDGLLTDSLLPHYTSWQEQLKEINIDLTQAQFYKFQGLRDSEFLNHLLKFLKISLPISDRDELIQKKNQKYLHSIRYLNEDDLLPGVRNFLVGAKRIQIPIAIISENVNAQFVIEQTGLKPMIQLVIDGNYISPPKPDPSIYLTVAESFKYPVKQCVVFENSQLGLEAAIRAKMKIICIGDFEKFQDADQVFPDFNRIKAYEIINWFRIM; this is encoded by the coding sequence TTGAAATCTGTTAATTTACTGGACCAAAAAGGGCCTCAGGGTTATTTGTTTTTAATGAATCTGGATGGTCTGCTTACAGACAGTTTATTGCCTCATTATACAAGTTGGCAAGAGCAATTAAAAGAAATCAACATTGATTTAACACAAGCTCAGTTTTACAAATTTCAGGGACTTCGTGATTCAGAATTTTTAAATCATCTATTGAAGTTTTTAAAAATTTCGCTACCAATTTCAGATCGGGATGAACTCATACAAAAAAAGAATCAAAAATATCTACACAGCATTCGATATCTCAATGAAGATGATTTGTTGCCTGGTGTACGAAATTTTTTGGTTGGTGCTAAACGCATTCAAATACCAATTGCTATTATCTCAGAAAATGTAAATGCCCAATTTGTAATTGAACAAACTGGCTTAAAGCCCATGATTCAGCTAGTGATAGACGGAAATTATATTTCGCCTCCAAAACCTGATCCTTCTATTTATTTAACAGTAGCAGAAAGCTTTAAATATCCTGTAAAACAATGCGTTGTATTTGAAAATTCTCAACTCGGATTGGAAGCAGCTATCCGGGCTAAAATGAAAATAATTTGCATTGGTGATTTTGAAAAATTCCAGGATGCAGATCAAGTATTTCCAGATTTCAACAGGATCAAAGCATATGAAATCATCAATTGGTTTCGGATCATGTGA
- a CDS encoding GNAT family N-acetyltransferase, whose amino-acid sequence MATEQDAQAILDLVKELAVYEKAAHEVKTEASDYQNGLQTGLFQVLLAEHPDFGILGMCLFFPYFSTWGGKTMYLEDFIVKSSYRGFGIGRILFEAFIAEAKVLGARKLKWQVLDWNEPAKNFYRHYSTKFVSGWENGIIEFETH is encoded by the coding sequence ATGGCTACAGAACAGGACGCACAAGCTATTTTGGACCTGGTAAAAGAACTAGCGGTTTATGAAAAAGCTGCCCATGAAGTAAAAACCGAAGCTTCGGATTATCAAAATGGGCTTCAAACCGGTCTGTTTCAAGTGTTACTCGCAGAACATCCGGATTTTGGAATCCTCGGAATGTGCTTATTCTTTCCCTATTTTTCAACCTGGGGTGGTAAAACAATGTATTTGGAGGACTTTATTGTTAAATCGTCTTATAGAGGATTCGGTATAGGGCGTATACTTTTTGAGGCTTTTATAGCTGAGGCTAAAGTACTGGGAGCCCGAAAATTAAAATGGCAAGTCTTGGATTGGAATGAACCCGCTAAAAATTTCTACCGTCACTACTCCACCAAATTTGTATCAGGATGGGAAAATGGGATCATCGAGTTTGAAACCCATTAA
- a CDS encoding amidohydrolase: MLMIQKYGLILIIFFVQCKVEEKADSIFFNGKIYTADSKDAVVQALAVKNGQILAIGTDQDILKFKSDNTQMNDLDGQFVMPGLIEGHGHFLSLGKSVLNLNLLQTKNWDEITQKVAEKLKTIPPGEWLEGMGWHQEKWNKNPGLTVNGYPFHDDLSKISPDNPVILQHASGHALIANQKAMELASINSETNSPAGGRIVKDASGKLTGVFEENAMNLIFNAFQQSLQQKTKSQQLDLLKLQAYHANTLCNQFGITSFQDAGSSLEEIRALKSLCDSQQLSIRLYVMLLNDTDSTLSELDQLPIPMNQNQTFSCKAVKAYLDGALGSYGAWLLAPYADKSDFYGQNTLPISKLQQIATACKRKGLQLCVHGIGDRGNREILNVFENQLKSSNFDQRWRIEHAQHLDTLDIPRFKALGVIASMQAIHCTSDAPFVIKRLGFERARQGAYAWRSLLNAGAHLANGTDCPVESVNPFECMYAAITRKRLDSGLEFFPEQKMSRIEALRSYTIWNAYAAFEESIKGSLEVGKIADFIILDRNLMECNDSEVAGCKVTKLIFGGKERTIN; encoded by the coding sequence ATGCTAATGATTCAAAAATATGGATTGATACTGATTATTTTCTTTGTTCAATGCAAGGTAGAAGAAAAAGCGGATAGTATTTTTTTCAACGGTAAAATTTATACTGCTGATTCTAAAGATGCAGTTGTTCAGGCCCTGGCGGTAAAAAATGGCCAAATTTTAGCCATAGGGACTGATCAAGACATTCTCAAATTTAAATCTGATAACACACAAATGAATGACTTGGATGGTCAATTTGTGATGCCCGGATTGATTGAAGGGCATGGTCATTTTTTAAGTTTAGGTAAGAGTGTGTTGAATTTAAATTTACTTCAAACAAAAAATTGGGATGAAATTACCCAAAAAGTTGCTGAAAAATTAAAAACGATTCCTCCGGGTGAATGGCTTGAGGGAATGGGCTGGCATCAGGAAAAATGGAATAAAAATCCAGGCTTAACCGTAAATGGTTACCCATTTCATGATGATCTTAGCAAAATAAGCCCTGACAATCCTGTTATTTTACAACATGCCAGTGGCCATGCATTGATCGCAAATCAAAAAGCGATGGAACTTGCTTCTATAAATTCTGAAACCAATTCACCAGCTGGGGGTCGAATTGTAAAAGATGCAAGTGGAAAACTCACCGGAGTCTTTGAAGAAAATGCCATGAATTTAATTTTCAATGCATTTCAACAATCACTTCAACAAAAAACTAAAAGCCAGCAACTGGATTTATTAAAATTACAGGCATACCATGCTAATACCTTATGCAATCAATTTGGGATTACCAGTTTTCAGGATGCAGGCAGCAGTTTGGAAGAAATTCGGGCATTGAAATCACTTTGTGATTCACAACAACTTTCTATAAGGCTTTACGTCATGTTGCTGAATGATACGGACAGCACATTGAGTGAACTCGACCAATTACCAATTCCAATGAATCAGAATCAAACTTTTAGTTGCAAAGCAGTCAAAGCCTATTTAGACGGAGCACTGGGAAGCTATGGTGCCTGGTTACTTGCTCCTTATGCTGATAAATCTGATTTTTATGGGCAAAACACCCTGCCCATTTCTAAACTTCAACAGATTGCAACAGCTTGCAAACGGAAAGGACTTCAACTTTGCGTCCATGGAATTGGGGATCGAGGAAACAGAGAAATTTTAAACGTATTTGAAAACCAATTAAAATCATCAAACTTCGATCAACGCTGGCGAATCGAGCATGCTCAACATTTGGATACATTAGACATCCCCCGTTTTAAAGCCTTGGGCGTCATTGCCTCTATGCAAGCAATTCATTGCACATCAGATGCACCTTTTGTTATCAAGCGACTTGGATTTGAAAGAGCACGACAAGGAGCTTATGCCTGGAGATCCTTGTTAAATGCGGGTGCACATTTAGCAAATGGTACAGATTGTCCGGTGGAGTCTGTAAATCCCTTTGAATGCATGTATGCAGCCATTACCAGAAAACGATTGGACAGTGGCCTGGAGTTCTTTCCCGAACAAAAAATGAGTCGAATCGAAGCCCTTAGGTCTTATACTATTTGGAATGCTTATGCAGCATTTGAAGAATCTATTAAAGGCAGTCTTGAAGTTGGAAAAATTGCTGATTTTATAATCCTGGATAGAAACTTGATGGAATGCAATGATTCTGAAGTGGCCGGATGTAAAGTGACTAAATTGATTTTTGGGGGGAAAGAACGCACAATTAACTAA
- a CDS encoding aminotransferase class V-fold PLP-dependent enzyme yields MTEQVKNGAINLEEYFSVFRNNIIGIDQCLETPDGQTHPIVYADWTASGRSYQLIEERIQKEIMPFVANTHTETSGTGMAMTFAYHEAHQIIKKHVNAHNTDVLISSNSGMTGVVNKFQRILGLKLHERFRSKVQLNEEERPVVFITHMEHHSNQTSWLETIADVVVIPPASDGLISLESFENCILQYIKRPYKIAAITACSNVTGIITPFHEIAKLIHKYQGLCFVDFACSAPYVQINMHPEDPAASLDAIYFSPHKFLGGPGSSGVLVFDNKLYSNSIPDDPGGGTVDWTNPWGEHKFLENIEEREDGGTPAFLQTIKAAMCILLKEEMNVQLMLKREEELMQILWNGLSQIPNLHILASQHKHRLGIISFYIDDLHYNAGVKLLNDRFGIQARGGCSCAGTYGHYLLNVSPEISHKITDRINTGDYSTKPGWIRISIHPCMTNREAHYLVKSIQDLAANFKEWEKDYVLNFTKGIIRFKDDEKDSLLKSKMYSILHRRFSDLES; encoded by the coding sequence ATGACAGAACAAGTAAAAAACGGTGCGATTAATCTGGAAGAATACTTTTCGGTTTTTCGTAATAATATAATCGGCATAGATCAATGCCTGGAGACGCCAGATGGGCAAACACATCCAATTGTATATGCTGATTGGACTGCAAGTGGACGCAGTTATCAATTGATAGAAGAACGCATCCAAAAGGAAATTATGCCTTTTGTAGCCAATACTCATACTGAAACAAGTGGTACCGGCATGGCTATGACGTTTGCCTATCATGAAGCCCATCAGATCATTAAAAAGCATGTAAATGCACATAATACAGATGTATTAATTTCATCAAATTCCGGGATGACAGGCGTTGTCAATAAATTTCAACGAATTCTCGGATTGAAGTTGCATGAACGATTTCGTTCTAAAGTGCAATTGAATGAAGAAGAGCGTCCTGTAGTATTTATCACACACATGGAACATCATTCCAATCAAACGAGTTGGCTTGAAACCATTGCAGATGTGGTTGTTATTCCGCCAGCATCGGATGGCTTGATTTCATTAGAATCTTTTGAAAATTGCATCTTACAATACATCAAAAGACCTTATAAAATAGCTGCAATCACTGCCTGTTCCAATGTAACCGGCATCATCACTCCTTTTCACGAAATAGCTAAACTGATCCATAAATATCAGGGGTTATGCTTTGTTGACTTTGCCTGTTCTGCACCATATGTTCAAATTAATATGCACCCTGAGGATCCTGCTGCCAGCTTAGATGCAATCTATTTTTCACCGCATAAATTTTTAGGAGGTCCCGGAAGTTCAGGGGTATTAGTCTTTGATAATAAATTGTATTCAAATAGTATTCCGGATGACCCAGGAGGCGGCACTGTAGATTGGACCAATCCCTGGGGAGAACATAAATTTCTTGAGAATATTGAGGAACGTGAAGATGGTGGAACCCCTGCTTTTCTCCAAACGATAAAAGCAGCCATGTGCATCTTATTGAAAGAAGAAATGAACGTTCAATTGATGTTAAAGCGAGAGGAAGAGTTGATGCAAATATTATGGAATGGATTGTCACAAATACCCAATTTACACATTTTAGCTTCCCAGCACAAACACCGTCTTGGTATCATTTCTTTTTACATAGACGACTTACATTATAATGCAGGTGTTAAATTACTAAATGATCGGTTTGGAATTCAAGCTCGTGGTGGATGTTCTTGTGCAGGAACCTACGGACATTATCTGTTAAATGTGAGCCCTGAAATTTCTCATAAAATTACAGACCGAATCAATACCGGAGATTATTCTACCAAGCCTGGATGGATCCGGATTTCGATTCATCCTTGCATGACGAATCGCGAGGCTCATTATTTAGTAAAATCCATTCAAGATCTAGCTGCCAATTTTAAAGAATGGGAGAAAGATTATGTTTTAAATTTCACCAAAGGAATTATACGTTTTAAAGATGATGAAAAAGACAGTTTGTTAAAAAGCAAAATGTACTCTATTTTACATCGTCGATTTAGTGATTTGGAATCGTAG
- a CDS encoding O-antigen ligase family protein, giving the protein MENSRSVFYSSLILSFGTIYFAFRFEFYPILGLPLIILFIPLIIKKPDLLFFLLAFLTPLSINPADVEWSHLSLALPSEPLGLILVLFFFLLFATSDKVDVNFLKHPITILIYCFFIWWIITSFTSVHKLVSIKFIIAKLWFIIPCYFLAGVFFKDNLAIRKYISLFVLGMFLVSLFNIVHLSTYGFEDKPSQWTMQPFFKDHTIFGAILALVIPLCFGLIKWNKGNFILQWIFGIVLVVLVTGLIVTFSRAAWVSIVPALLLFLIFLFRIRFKWVLAGVAVGLYYLLVNLDPLIMEMERNKVAGSDDIVQNAESISNISSDPSNLERINRWSSAIEMWKSKPIFGFGPGTYMFEYAPYQLSGNFTSISTNFGDVGNAHSEYLGPLAESGLIGMLLFLALFISVFVIGFKAYYHPQITKEDRFILCTVLCALITYFVHGFLNNFLDTDKANNIFWPLIACVVVLDLKYRMAKLQATIPNH; this is encoded by the coding sequence ATGGAAAATAGCAGATCTGTCTTTTACAGCAGTCTCATACTTTCTTTTGGAACCATTTATTTTGCGTTTCGTTTTGAATTCTATCCTATACTTGGATTGCCTTTAATTATTTTGTTTATCCCTTTAATAATTAAAAAACCGGATCTTCTTTTTTTTCTTTTGGCTTTTCTGACACCATTATCTATTAATCCTGCTGACGTTGAGTGGTCTCATCTCAGTCTGGCTTTACCGTCTGAACCATTAGGATTAATTCTGGTGCTCTTCTTTTTTCTTCTCTTTGCTACCAGCGATAAAGTGGATGTTAATTTTCTTAAACATCCAATTACAATTTTAATTTATTGTTTTTTTATTTGGTGGATAATCACAAGTTTCACCAGTGTACATAAATTAGTGTCCATTAAATTTATTATCGCAAAACTTTGGTTTATTATTCCATGTTACTTTTTGGCAGGTGTATTTTTTAAAGACAACTTGGCTATTCGGAAATATATATCTCTGTTTGTATTAGGGATGTTTTTGGTTAGTCTATTTAATATTGTTCATTTGTCAACTTATGGTTTTGAAGATAAACCTTCCCAATGGACCATGCAGCCGTTTTTTAAAGATCATACCATCTTTGGGGCAATTTTAGCCTTGGTGATTCCATTATGCTTTGGATTAATCAAATGGAACAAAGGAAATTTCATCCTTCAATGGATTTTCGGTATTGTATTAGTCGTCTTGGTTACCGGTTTGATAGTAACTTTTTCCAGAGCGGCTTGGGTTAGTATTGTTCCGGCGCTCCTGCTGTTCTTGATTTTTTTATTTAGAATTCGATTCAAATGGGTATTGGCAGGAGTAGCTGTAGGACTCTATTATCTATTGGTTAATCTGGATCCATTAATTATGGAAATGGAACGCAACAAAGTGGCAGGCAGTGATGACATTGTTCAAAATGCTGAATCTATTTCAAATATTAGTTCAGATCCTTCCAACCTGGAGCGAATCAACCGATGGTCATCTGCCATTGAAATGTGGAAAAGCAAACCCATTTTTGGCTTTGGTCCAGGAACTTATATGTTTGAATATGCACCTTACCAATTATCCGGTAATTTCACAAGTATCAGTACCAATTTTGGTGATGTCGGAAACGCTCACAGCGAATATTTGGGACCTTTGGCCGAATCTGGATTGATAGGGATGCTGTTGTTTCTGGCTTTATTTATAAGCGTATTTGTTATAGGATTTAAGGCTTATTATCATCCTCAAATAACTAAAGAAGATCGATTTATTTTATGCACGGTATTGTGTGCATTGATAACATATTTTGTGCACGGCTTTTTAAATAATTTTCTGGACACTGATAAAGCCAATAATATTTTCTGGCCATTAATTGCATGTGTTGTTGTGTTGGATTTAAAATATCGGATGGCTAAATTACAAGCTACGATTCCAAATCACTAA
- a CDS encoding polyprenyl synthetase family protein — MTNVISIGELLKSFEMYMAKVQWTKQPIELYDPVTYILSIGGKRLRPITLLYLVDILKGDKHRALDAAYGIELFHNFSLIHDDIMDASSKRRSFDTVHVKYGQNEAILSGDLMLIESVSFIHKAEAGDTQINLLDLFLNTAREVCEGQSLDMSFEIKLDVSLEQYLEMIRLKTAVLLACCFGLAAKISKREDLVNTLYSLGIQIGLAFQLEDDWLDLYSDTPDFGKVKGGDILRAKKSALILELCESMNNEVRNEFLEKYVSGKDPAQRLQEIISLLDQYSIKEKLKQRITDYKVKAQSLLNDLPINDQQKNELNLWVQFILDRRH; from the coding sequence ATGACAAATGTAATTTCAATCGGCGAGTTACTCAAATCCTTTGAAATGTATATGGCCAAAGTTCAATGGACCAAACAACCTATTGAATTATATGACCCGGTAACTTATATCTTATCGATCGGGGGTAAACGACTCCGGCCAATTACCTTGCTCTATCTGGTTGATATTCTAAAAGGGGATAAACACCGGGCACTGGATGCTGCCTATGGCATCGAACTTTTTCACAATTTCAGCTTGATTCATGATGACATTATGGATGCATCTTCCAAAAGAAGAAGTTTTGATACAGTTCATGTGAAATATGGTCAAAATGAAGCCATTTTATCGGGGGATTTAATGTTGATTGAAAGTGTTTCATTTATTCATAAAGCTGAAGCCGGAGATACTCAAATCAACTTGTTGGATTTATTTTTAAATACGGCACGCGAAGTTTGTGAAGGCCAGTCCCTGGATATGAGTTTTGAAATCAAGCTGGATGTTTCGTTGGAACAATATCTGGAGATGATCCGACTTAAAACAGCCGTTTTATTGGCCTGTTGTTTTGGATTGGCCGCCAAAATTTCTAAACGCGAGGATTTGGTAAATACACTTTACTCACTTGGAATTCAAATTGGATTGGCATTTCAATTGGAAGACGATTGGTTGGATTTATATTCCGATACCCCTGATTTTGGTAAAGTAAAGGGGGGAGACATTCTGAGAGCAAAAAAATCAGCTTTAATTTTAGAATTGTGCGAATCCATGAACAATGAAGTTCGAAATGAATTTCTTGAAAAATACGTTTCAGGTAAAGATCCAGCCCAACGGTTGCAGGAAATTATTTCTTTGCTGGATCAATATTCAATTAAAGAGAAACTTAAGCAGCGGATCACGGATTATAAAGTAAAGGCTCAATCCTTGTTAAATGATTTACCAATAAACGACCAACAAAAAAATGAATTGAATCTTTGGGTGCAATTCATTTTAGATCGGCGACATTAA